In a genomic window of Streptomyces pristinaespiralis:
- a CDS encoding metallophosphoesterase family protein, whose translation MRLLHTSDWHLGHIFHGHAREEDFDAVLAEIVAIAQESQPDLIVHSGDLFHHSRPTIRAMSRAMDTLIELAAIAPTVVLAGNHDSPAYFKFFGSMNGPLRGRGLFFADRFRPADDGGVLTFDACGGEQQIRLAVLPFVHPNHFWQHSATGTSYADYAEGMRGLQAQLMRAMHEGYDPDRDILLFAAHVYVTGAQGSRGGRAVDDRFETGPENLPEVSYAALGHIHRPQPVRGAKCIARYAGSPLAMDFGEADESKSVVIVDADPGRPVRALPRRLSSGRRLAHFPGTLEELKAAAAQYDGTFLKAVIAGEEPDGLLSQKIAEIVPNAILVNPVPAREAAAEAVMDGDPGEEPELPDAFRAYLASEGLSGAAAESTVTAFTHLLNELDDETLPPVLAEEMLRAALENTWTEAS comes from the coding sequence ATGAGACTGCTCCACACTTCCGACTGGCATTTAGGCCACATCTTTCACGGGCACGCCCGCGAAGAGGACTTCGACGCCGTCCTGGCCGAGATCGTGGCCATCGCCCAGGAAAGCCAGCCGGATCTGATCGTCCACAGCGGCGATCTGTTCCACCACTCCCGTCCCACCATCCGGGCCATGTCGCGCGCCATGGACACCCTGATCGAACTCGCCGCCATCGCCCCCACCGTGGTCCTGGCCGGCAACCACGACTCCCCCGCATACTTCAAGTTCTTCGGCTCCATGAACGGTCCCTTGCGGGGCCGGGGCCTGTTCTTCGCCGACCGGTTCCGCCCCGCGGACGACGGCGGTGTCCTCACCTTCGACGCCTGCGGCGGTGAGCAGCAAATCCGCCTGGCCGTCCTGCCGTTCGTGCATCCGAACCACTTCTGGCAGCATTCCGCGACCGGCACGTCGTACGCCGACTACGCCGAGGGGATGCGCGGGCTACAGGCGCAGCTGATGAGGGCCATGCACGAGGGGTACGACCCCGACCGGGACATCCTGCTGTTCGCGGCCCACGTGTACGTCACCGGCGCCCAAGGCTCCCGGGGCGGACGGGCCGTGGACGACCGCTTCGAAACCGGCCCCGAGAATCTTCCGGAGGTTTCCTACGCCGCTCTCGGGCACATCCATCGCCCGCAACCGGTTCGGGGCGCCAAGTGCATCGCCCGCTACGCGGGAAGTCCGCTCGCCATGGACTTCGGCGAAGCCGACGAATCCAAAAGCGTCGTGATCGTCGACGCCGACCCCGGACGACCGGTAAGGGCGTTGCCCCGCCGGCTCTCCAGTGGCCGACGGCTGGCCCACTTCCCCGGGACTCTGGAGGAGTTGAAGGCCGCGGCCGCCCAGTACGACGGGACCTTCCTCAAAGCGGTAATCGCCGGCGAAGAGCCCGATGGGCTCCTCAGCCAGAAGATCGCCGAGATCGTCCCGAACGCGATCCTCGTCAACCCCGTACCGGCACGGGAGGCGGCCGCCGAGGCTGTCATGGACGGGGATCCCGGCGAGGAGCCGGAGCTCCCCGACGCCTTCCGCGCCTACCTGGCATCCGAGGGACTGAGCGGCGCTGCCGCGGAGTCCACCGTCACCGCATTCACCCACCTGCTCAACGAGCTCGACGACGAGACGCTGCCTCCGGTCCTGGCCGAGGAAATGCTCCGCGCTGCGCTGGAAAACACCTGGACGGAGGCGTCGTGA
- a CDS encoding AAA family ATPase, producing the protein MKPSRLIVSGMRSYPGTCTIDFAGKRRFAILGRTGAGKSTLLEGFTFGLYGASSWSSKPEEAYELISTGSPSMHVTFEFSVNGRPWRVRRTLYANRRKPQAVLESMAEGGADLRVDNMRAVTDAVTQLIGLDWKGFVSTVLLPQGKFDNLLKANRGDRADILRHVFGINELERVRKHAGVRLESLSAGILDARSARADLLRDPHAVATQAALDVERTRGIAESRRERLAALRAAQGRAVAHKHRKAALDKAARLLRERSVPDAAVTLATLAKAKTELDAEAAAQEAAGRDLSLKLDAAQAALEAATQAGDTVRSLSGAVTVLSGLPGRAAGLDTLMQRLEQEQLQHGEHEQEHTQAQQELAEHEQRLAVLVEEADLAQHAVTQARAHTDQIQEAVRGPLQEATAAAAHLQSANTALETVEEQRGRVDKLEAELRQLRGAREEAEEALAAVERGEAAHTAGSALAPGDACPVCVRPLPTDFTPPSPLDGKALDKARGQLTKSSKAVNTAVTAAAEATAQLNATGQGAQKHQRAHLAALERMDTSLLQLQELVDTMRPNVVPGVATTLDTLSQQTAAQARALAGSDPKNRAQITRAVKTLVQPLRDTEAETLAAHTSAQAELATAQAEKESARADLKRQRGRLQRERKRLEKTQLQYESDLQTLLSEVTELPASIRPAQDTPQDLPSPKDIASALETAGQRLAQLEQTAQARDEAQQALTEHTEHRQALDGRRRRKVETPTRNLIKKLERWADAATDAESLLDSEAPKELPPAPDGSDLAFVDAYYQALASLSQQLAGTLKQSGQRATDAIHAFEKDLTLQAGAAADETDHDPGFPVPEKSDLLAPALLDPLSRKTSDAEAAHDKAKSDLRTAQSQIPYAEALDAAITAADEQAAVWRRVRDQLTDTKFLTYLTDQRTHALLRYGSRILQQISTGLYGFTEDFKIVESATNLTRGRETLSGGEKFQTSLALALAFVELHNRSNSKLESLFLDEGFGSLDSDRLEATLPVLSNAAIQDKTLAVISHLYPVADAVEDVLFVEKTAQGSTATWLTAQERATIIRDGIRRMLEHA; encoded by the coding sequence GTGAAGCCGAGCCGGCTCATCGTCAGCGGAATGCGCAGCTACCCCGGCACCTGCACCATCGACTTCGCCGGGAAGCGCCGGTTCGCCATCCTGGGCCGTACCGGCGCCGGCAAGTCCACTCTCCTTGAGGGGTTCACCTTCGGCCTGTACGGGGCGAGCTCGTGGTCGAGCAAACCCGAGGAAGCCTACGAGCTGATCAGCACCGGCAGCCCCAGCATGCACGTGACGTTCGAGTTCTCCGTGAACGGCCGCCCGTGGCGGGTGCGGCGCACGCTGTATGCAAACCGCAGGAAGCCGCAGGCTGTTCTGGAGTCCATGGCCGAAGGCGGCGCCGACCTGCGGGTCGACAACATGCGCGCGGTGACAGATGCCGTCACCCAGCTCATCGGTCTGGACTGGAAGGGCTTCGTCAGTACGGTCCTGCTGCCCCAGGGGAAGTTCGACAACCTGCTCAAGGCGAACAGAGGCGACCGCGCCGACATCCTGCGGCACGTCTTCGGCATCAACGAACTGGAACGTGTCCGCAAGCACGCCGGCGTTCGACTGGAGAGCTTGAGCGCGGGCATCCTCGACGCCAGGAGTGCCCGGGCGGACCTCCTGCGAGATCCCCATGCCGTCGCCACACAGGCGGCGCTGGATGTGGAGCGTACGCGTGGCATCGCGGAAAGCCGACGCGAGCGGCTGGCCGCTCTGCGCGCGGCACAAGGGCGGGCCGTCGCACACAAGCACCGCAAGGCCGCTCTGGACAAGGCGGCACGGCTGCTGCGTGAGCGCAGCGTCCCGGATGCGGCTGTCACCCTGGCCACGCTGGCCAAGGCGAAGACGGAGCTCGATGCCGAAGCCGCAGCGCAGGAAGCGGCCGGACGCGATCTGAGTCTGAAGCTGGACGCGGCGCAGGCCGCCCTGGAGGCGGCCACGCAGGCCGGTGACACGGTCCGGTCCCTGTCCGGTGCGGTGACTGTGCTGTCCGGCCTGCCGGGCCGTGCAGCCGGGTTGGACACCCTGATGCAGCGGCTTGAACAGGAGCAGCTGCAGCACGGCGAACATGAGCAGGAGCACACGCAAGCACAGCAGGAGCTGGCCGAGCACGAGCAGCGCCTGGCGGTTCTCGTCGAGGAAGCCGACCTGGCACAGCATGCCGTCACCCAGGCCCGCGCGCACACCGACCAGATCCAGGAGGCCGTCCGGGGCCCGCTGCAGGAAGCCACCGCTGCGGCGGCACATCTGCAGTCGGCCAACACGGCGCTCGAGACAGTCGAGGAGCAGCGCGGCCGCGTCGACAAGCTGGAAGCTGAGCTGCGTCAGCTGCGCGGGGCACGGGAAGAAGCCGAGGAGGCGCTTGCTGCGGTGGAGCGCGGCGAAGCCGCCCACACGGCGGGTTCCGCTCTGGCGCCAGGGGACGCCTGCCCGGTCTGCGTCCGGCCCCTCCCGACCGACTTCACTCCCCCCTCCCCGCTGGACGGCAAGGCGCTTGACAAAGCCAGAGGTCAGCTCACCAAATCCTCGAAAGCCGTGAACACAGCGGTAACCGCCGCGGCGGAGGCAACAGCCCAGCTGAACGCGACCGGGCAAGGGGCCCAGAAGCACCAGCGCGCGCATCTGGCCGCCCTCGAGCGCATGGACACTTCACTGCTTCAGCTGCAGGAGCTGGTGGACACGATGCGGCCGAACGTCGTGCCGGGCGTGGCCACGACTCTGGACACGCTGAGCCAGCAGACGGCCGCGCAGGCGCGTGCCCTCGCGGGCAGCGACCCCAAAAACCGGGCCCAGATCACCCGTGCGGTCAAGACACTCGTCCAGCCGCTGCGCGATACGGAAGCAGAAACGCTCGCGGCCCACACGAGCGCCCAGGCAGAGCTGGCGACCGCGCAGGCCGAGAAGGAGTCGGCTCGGGCCGACCTCAAACGCCAGCGCGGCCGCTTGCAGCGCGAACGCAAACGGCTGGAGAAGACCCAGCTGCAGTACGAGAGCGACCTGCAGACACTGCTGAGCGAGGTCACCGAGCTCCCGGCCTCGATACGACCCGCGCAGGACACACCGCAGGACCTCCCCTCCCCGAAGGACATCGCCTCAGCGCTGGAGACAGCCGGTCAGCGCCTCGCACAGCTCGAACAGACAGCACAGGCACGCGACGAAGCACAGCAGGCCCTCACCGAGCACACCGAGCACCGCCAGGCCCTGGACGGACGCCGCCGGCGCAAGGTTGAGACTCCCACCCGCAATCTCATCAAAAAGCTGGAGCGTTGGGCGGACGCCGCCACCGACGCCGAAAGTCTCCTTGACAGCGAGGCGCCCAAAGAACTGCCTCCTGCCCCGGACGGATCCGACCTGGCCTTCGTCGACGCCTACTACCAGGCCCTCGCCTCCCTGAGCCAGCAACTGGCGGGCACACTGAAACAATCCGGGCAGCGAGCCACGGACGCAATCCACGCGTTCGAGAAGGACCTCACCCTCCAAGCCGGGGCCGCCGCCGACGAAACCGACCATGACCCGGGCTTCCCGGTGCCGGAGAAGAGCGACCTGCTGGCACCCGCCCTTCTCGACCCGCTCAGCCGCAAGACGAGCGACGCGGAAGCAGCGCACGACAAAGCCAAGTCCGACCTGCGTACCGCGCAGTCCCAAATCCCCTACGCCGAGGCACTGGACGCTGCCATCACCGCCGCGGATGAACAGGCCGCAGTGTGGAGGAGAGTGAGGGACCAGCTCACCGACACGAAGTTCCTCACCTATCTCACAGACCAGCGCACCCATGCGCTGCTCCGCTACGGGAGCAGGATCCTCCAGCAGATCTCCACCGGGCTCTATGGGTTCACCGAGGACTTCAAGATCGTGGAGTCCGCTACGAATCTCACGCGCGGCCGAGAAACCCTCTCCGGCGGGGAGAAATTCCAGACCTCCCTCGCGCTGGCACTGGCATTCGTGGAACTTCACAACCGCAGCAACAGCAAGCTGGAGAGCCTGTTTTTGGACGAAGGGTTCGGCTCGCTGGACTCCGACCGCCTGGAGGCCACCCTTCCCGTCCTGAGCAACGCTGCAATCCAGGACAAGACCCTCGCGGTCATCAGCCACCTGTATCCGGTAGCCGACGCCGTCGAAGACGTGCTGTTCGTCGAAAAGACCGCCCAGGGCTCCACAGCCACCTGGCTCACGGCGCAAGAACGCGCCACGATCATCCGCGACGGGATCCGGCGCATGCTGGAACACGCCTGA
- a CDS encoding Mu transposase C-terminal domain-containing protein, translated as MSDSSAGTQGAGKAVFTARTGRLAALPRLLSLDQSGELTSAHVKLVATAVGRSERAVWRWVAEARATGHVDAASRTRFRVTPELRRLLVVWGGNASAVHRELKQRALDEPRLPAAPSLSTLHRALRRDLTPGERAGLAKGEAARRAFDVFGQRPPAHRNAAWEGDHKCVPVRVLLEDQLVQPWVTWFIDCHTKVITGVAVTPHAPSADAVLAALRMALDRADPFGPAGGLPGLIRVDRGKEFLCATVASALGAFAVPVVDLPAYSPHLKGTIEALNGAVEDMLFVSMPRYVHRQTLTGGRTADPDEPALTFEAFVELLLKWVHWWNTEHQPRALGGRTPMQAWSCDPTPLHDVAAEQLAHFGLADDGRTRTITTQGVQWRNRHYIAPWMVGQAGVRVAVRHLPHHDLAIEVFGLDGVHLGSAVLAEAASEEQVSKVRKARTSKARRLRADMKAAARLRRERFEAVTTATPPERLGALTEAEAEAELAASDATDLRRADPGYIPHQPVPDGWARPVLPAADEPDDNAPEENA; from the coding sequence ATGAGTGACTCTTCTGCCGGCACGCAGGGTGCTGGCAAAGCGGTGTTCACCGCCCGCACGGGGCGGCTGGCCGCGCTGCCACGGTTGCTGTCGCTGGACCAGAGCGGCGAGCTGACCAGCGCGCACGTGAAGCTGGTCGCGACGGCCGTGGGCCGCTCGGAGCGGGCGGTGTGGCGGTGGGTCGCCGAGGCGCGCGCCACCGGCCACGTCGATGCGGCGTCCCGGACACGGTTCCGCGTCACCCCTGAACTGCGGCGGCTGCTGGTGGTGTGGGGAGGCAACGCCTCCGCCGTGCACCGTGAGCTTAAGCAGCGGGCCCTGGACGAGCCCCGGCTGCCTGCGGCCCCGTCGCTGTCGACGCTCCACCGGGCGCTGCGGCGGGACCTGACGCCCGGGGAGCGGGCCGGGCTCGCCAAGGGGGAGGCTGCCCGGCGGGCCTTCGACGTGTTCGGGCAGCGCCCTCCCGCGCACCGCAACGCCGCCTGGGAGGGCGACCACAAGTGTGTGCCTGTGCGGGTGTTGCTCGAGGACCAGCTCGTGCAGCCCTGGGTGACCTGGTTCATCGACTGCCACACCAAAGTCATCACGGGGGTGGCCGTGACGCCCCATGCACCCAGCGCGGATGCGGTGCTGGCGGCCCTGCGGATGGCTCTGGACCGAGCCGATCCCTTCGGCCCGGCCGGAGGGCTGCCGGGCCTGATCAGGGTGGACCGCGGCAAGGAGTTCCTGTGTGCCACCGTGGCCTCGGCCCTGGGTGCCTTCGCCGTGCCCGTCGTCGATCTCCCGGCCTACAGCCCGCATCTGAAGGGCACCATCGAGGCGCTCAACGGTGCGGTCGAGGACATGCTGTTCGTCTCCATGCCGCGCTACGTACACCGGCAGACGCTCACCGGCGGGCGCACCGCGGATCCGGACGAGCCCGCGCTCACCTTCGAGGCGTTCGTGGAGCTGCTGCTGAAGTGGGTGCACTGGTGGAACACCGAGCACCAGCCCAGGGCGCTGGGCGGCCGCACCCCGATGCAGGCGTGGTCGTGCGACCCCACTCCCCTGCACGACGTTGCCGCCGAGCAGCTGGCCCATTTCGGGCTCGCGGACGACGGACGCACCCGCACCATCACCACGCAGGGCGTGCAGTGGCGCAATCGCCACTACATCGCCCCCTGGATGGTGGGCCAGGCCGGCGTCCGCGTCGCGGTGCGCCACCTGCCCCACCACGACCTGGCCATCGAGGTGTTCGGCCTGGACGGCGTACACCTGGGCAGCGCCGTCCTGGCCGAGGCGGCCAGCGAGGAGCAGGTCAGCAAGGTCCGCAAAGCCCGCACCTCCAAGGCGCGGCGGCTTCGCGCGGACATGAAGGCCGCCGCACGGCTGCGGCGCGAACGCTTCGAGGCCGTCACCACCGCCACCCCGCCCGAGCGTCTGGGTGCGCTGACCGAGGCGGAGGCCGAGGCAGAACTTGCCGCATCGGACGCCACGGACCTGCGGCGGGCCGATCCCGGTTACATCCCGCACCAGCCCGTCCCGGACGGCTGGGCCCGCCCGGTCCTTCCGGCCGCGGACGAGCCGGACGACAACGCCCCTGAGGAGAACGCGTGA
- a CDS encoding AAA family ATPase produces the protein MSGDMDYGRLPAEDEDHFHRLNAHLVATDTLMTTLDDVQATIDAKAMMVAYGAAGYGKTMSVNSALRKIAPDNTYRLELRSGPTPRDIRHGLFNALGLPGEPPTRPIEFDTLLKETLSQTFRVLVCDEAQWMGRSSFEYWRHLWDDRNTDIAVIFAGGDGCYKVLKREPMLASRIFIWQKFTRMPEAEVVATLPAFHSLWAGVDPQMIRNIDRAAAHGNFRNWATITKHMLNGMKKKGLTEVKQDLVNWVYSKLGGM, from the coding sequence GTGAGCGGCGACATGGACTACGGCAGGCTGCCCGCAGAGGACGAGGACCACTTCCACCGCCTCAATGCGCACCTGGTGGCCACCGATACGCTCATGACGACCCTGGACGACGTGCAGGCGACGATCGACGCCAAGGCCATGATGGTCGCCTACGGAGCGGCCGGATACGGCAAGACGATGTCGGTGAACTCGGCGCTGCGCAAGATCGCCCCCGACAACACCTACCGCCTGGAGCTGCGCTCGGGACCGACCCCCCGCGACATCCGCCACGGACTGTTTAACGCCCTGGGGCTGCCCGGGGAACCGCCGACCCGGCCGATCGAATTCGACACACTTCTGAAGGAAACGCTGTCGCAGACGTTCCGCGTGCTGGTGTGCGACGAGGCCCAGTGGATGGGCCGCAGTTCGTTCGAGTACTGGCGCCACCTTTGGGACGACCGCAATACCGACATCGCGGTGATCTTCGCCGGCGGCGATGGCTGCTACAAGGTCCTCAAGCGTGAACCTATGCTGGCGTCACGGATCTTCATCTGGCAGAAGTTCACGCGCATGCCCGAGGCCGAGGTCGTCGCCACCCTGCCGGCGTTTCACTCCTTGTGGGCCGGGGTGGACCCGCAGATGATCCGCAACATCGACCGGGCCGCGGCGCACGGCAACTTCCGCAACTGGGCCACCATCACCAAGCACATGCTCAACGGCATGAAGAAGAAGGGCCTGACCGAGGTCAAGCAGGACCTCGTCAACTGGGTGTACAGCAAGCTGGGCGGCATGTAG
- a CDS encoding Wadjet anti-phage system protein JetD domain-containing protein has protein sequence MPDLTPQPPLLIGEAHGRETVPLRNLPPGITAVTLPRITKDSDDTIHVRVPRDRRRRVSPRQVDLVADHPVSPYDPPPALTTRQLIKVLQTKTAKRWPTIQADLGDNAWQIVADLIRCGAVILRCDVVNATGYSPRSWTLTRSWAELAEDKLAELQGRQHPEDLHRELLDIMSGIPELAHEHALLATTPPGRVLKIPEGTATRAEDWRVYEIAIRAAGVWWPAQGAPRKITAKELAGRSLRDTKSAWTPARQQAFSNLIGIPFDQAVDKADTELRIRGPLQWRVGTVIADAAACRPWLALPARGVRALGMISCEARGVFLVENEDTFEQVCKIPEIADTWLCIWGKGYATDGLAEFLRGLDGLPVAAWGDLDAHGIRIIGNLADRIGRPVTPVAMTVDLYRGGTKYRQEPTKLKENRKLAAQLACDGIEALRDLAEEITRTDGHGCEQETLYNEVLPALPGLLKAVHVSGSS, from the coding sequence ATGCCTGACCTCACCCCCCAACCTCCACTCCTCATCGGCGAGGCACACGGCCGCGAGACCGTTCCCCTGCGCAACCTGCCGCCAGGCATCACCGCCGTCACCCTGCCGCGTATCACCAAGGACAGCGACGACACCATCCACGTGCGCGTCCCCCGAGACCGCCGACGTCGCGTCAGCCCCCGGCAGGTCGACCTCGTCGCCGACCACCCCGTGAGCCCCTACGACCCACCACCCGCCCTGACCACCCGACAACTGATCAAAGTCCTGCAGACCAAGACCGCCAAACGCTGGCCCACCATCCAGGCCGACCTCGGCGACAACGCCTGGCAGATCGTGGCCGATCTCATCCGCTGCGGCGCCGTCATCCTGCGCTGCGACGTCGTCAACGCCACCGGCTACAGTCCGCGCTCATGGACCCTGACCCGGTCATGGGCCGAACTCGCCGAGGACAAACTCGCTGAACTCCAGGGCCGCCAGCATCCCGAGGACCTGCACCGCGAGCTCCTCGACATCATGTCCGGCATCCCTGAGCTCGCCCATGAGCACGCCCTGCTGGCCACGACCCCGCCCGGCCGGGTCCTGAAGATCCCTGAAGGCACCGCCACCAGGGCCGAGGACTGGCGGGTATACGAGATCGCCATCCGGGCCGCCGGCGTCTGGTGGCCCGCCCAAGGCGCACCACGCAAGATCACCGCGAAGGAGCTCGCCGGACGTAGCCTGCGCGACACCAAGAGCGCCTGGACCCCCGCCCGGCAGCAGGCCTTCTCCAACCTGATCGGTATCCCCTTCGACCAGGCCGTCGACAAGGCCGACACCGAACTACGCATCCGTGGCCCCCTGCAGTGGCGCGTCGGTACCGTCATCGCCGACGCGGCAGCCTGCCGCCCCTGGCTCGCGCTTCCCGCCCGCGGTGTCCGCGCCCTCGGCATGATCTCCTGCGAGGCCCGAGGCGTCTTCCTGGTCGAGAACGAGGACACCTTCGAACAGGTCTGCAAGATCCCGGAGATCGCCGACACCTGGCTGTGCATCTGGGGCAAGGGCTATGCGACCGACGGCCTGGCCGAATTCCTCCGCGGCCTCGACGGCCTGCCCGTCGCGGCATGGGGCGACCTCGACGCCCACGGCATCCGCATCATCGGCAACCTCGCCGACCGCATCGGGCGGCCCGTCACACCCGTCGCGATGACCGTCGACCTCTACCGGGGCGGCACCAAGTACCGCCAGGAGCCCACGAAACTGAAGGAGAACCGCAAGCTCGCCGCCCAGCTGGCGTGCGACGGCATCGAGGCCCTGCGCGACCTGGCTGAAGAGATCACCCGGACCGACGGGCACGGCTGCGAACAGGAGACGCTCTACAACGAAGTCCTCCCCGCACTCCCCGGTCTACTGAAAGCCGTGCATGTGTCCGGCAGTTCCTGA
- a CDS encoding UvrD-helicase domain-containing protein codes for MNPTDEQTAAADAFHAGHHLALQAGAGTGKTTTLAFLTRATTRRGRYLAYNRAIAQDAAARFPSTVQCKTAHALAYAAVGHRYTRRLNAPRRPAWQTGQALGLTKAVRIGDREISQRALSNAALRTVTRFCHTADEAITRHHVPRLRGLDDPDLHAQLAAHLVPFARKAWADLQHPDDGAVRFDHDHYLKIWALARPRIQADFLLLDEAQDTNPVVEQIFLAQREHAQLVMVGDSAQAIYHWRGAKDVMTGFDGTQLTLSQSFRFGPDLAAEANRWLHLADAPIRLTGTPAVSTEIGPVTQPDAVLCRTNVGAMAQVMILMAAGYRVALAGGGDSLQALAFAARDLKEGRRTHHPELILFPSWGDLQDYAAHDPAGRDLQPLVNLVDTHGTEAILTAVAHLAPEPHAQVTVSTAHKAKGREWPRVLIADDFARPKDNTPDEQTGPLPTPDPIDDAEARLAYVAVTRTRQRLDLGGLSWIHDHPDGPLVGHDRPRPPALPQSPAAARK; via the coding sequence GTGAACCCCACCGACGAACAGACGGCAGCCGCCGACGCCTTCCACGCCGGCCACCACCTCGCCCTGCAGGCCGGCGCCGGCACCGGAAAGACCACCACCCTCGCCTTCCTCACCCGCGCCACCACCCGACGCGGCCGCTACCTCGCCTACAACCGGGCCATCGCCCAGGACGCAGCCGCCCGCTTCCCAAGCACGGTGCAGTGCAAGACCGCCCACGCCCTCGCCTACGCCGCCGTCGGCCACCGCTACACCCGCCGCCTGAACGCACCCCGCCGCCCCGCCTGGCAGACCGGACAAGCCCTCGGCCTGACCAAAGCCGTCCGCATCGGCGACCGCGAGATCTCCCAACGCGCCCTGTCCAACGCCGCCTTGCGCACCGTCACCCGCTTCTGCCACACCGCCGACGAGGCCATCACCCGCCATCACGTACCCCGTCTCCGCGGCCTGGACGACCCCGATCTCCACGCCCAACTCGCCGCCCACCTCGTGCCGTTCGCACGCAAAGCCTGGGCCGACCTGCAGCACCCGGACGACGGCGCCGTCCGCTTCGACCACGACCACTACCTCAAGATCTGGGCCCTTGCCCGGCCGCGCATCCAGGCCGACTTCCTGCTGCTGGACGAGGCCCAGGACACCAACCCCGTCGTCGAACAGATCTTCCTCGCCCAGCGCGAGCACGCCCAGCTGGTCATGGTCGGTGACTCCGCCCAGGCCATCTATCACTGGCGCGGCGCCAAAGACGTCATGACCGGCTTCGACGGCACCCAGCTGACCCTCTCCCAGTCCTTCCGCTTCGGCCCCGACCTCGCCGCGGAGGCCAACCGCTGGCTGCATCTCGCCGATGCCCCGATCCGCCTCACTGGCACCCCTGCCGTGTCCACCGAGATTGGCCCCGTCACCCAGCCGGACGCCGTACTGTGCCGCACCAACGTCGGCGCCATGGCTCAGGTCATGATCCTCATGGCGGCCGGCTATCGGGTCGCCCTGGCCGGGGGAGGGGACAGCCTGCAGGCCCTGGCGTTCGCGGCCCGCGACCTGAAGGAAGGCCGCCGCACCCACCACCCCGAACTGATCCTCTTCCCCTCATGGGGCGATCTGCAGGACTACGCCGCCCACGACCCGGCCGGCCGCGACCTGCAGCCCCTGGTCAACCTCGTTGACACCCACGGCACCGAGGCCATCCTCACGGCCGTCGCCCACCTTGCCCCCGAGCCGCACGCCCAGGTCACCGTCTCCACCGCCCACAAGGCGAAAGGGCGTGAATGGCCCCGCGTGCTCATCGCGGACGACTTCGCCCGCCCCAAGGACAACACGCCCGACGAGCAGACAGGCCCCCTGCCGACACCCGATCCCATCGACGACGCCGAAGCCCGCCTGGCCTATGTAGCGGTCACCCGCACCCGCCAACGCCTCGACCTGGGCGGACTGTCCTGGATCCACGACCATCCCGACGGCCCCTTGGTCGGCCACGACCGCCCCCGTCCACCGGCGCTGCCACAGTCTCCTGCCGCTGCCAGGAAATGA
- a CDS encoding DUF6083 domain-containing protein encodes MCPTPAPDDRHWDGSSRATHRPRPLRVTTTSPSRLLRAGQTGRCRHCGHRIDLYQRPDQRPIALHPAELATADVPESCRWHLSGGIAYPHGDNSAWCRIPHAVLCPHRTPTCQAGPRLEVIRRQLAVRTRRLIDTGVLTSAPPTTPQPVSPTGGPDRPVVQLLLCRYLTHQRLEDLRCVAQTRHRHRCPNPVLASVGPAGMWKLLPTTARHGQLALHDALMAIYDLSHLSYGEQLRWRTQRCPAHAAVPGAADLALACWEPFDPLLHAAHIHTRLPHSPPRPHRRG; translated from the coding sequence ATGTGCCCCACGCCCGCCCCCGACGACCGCCACTGGGACGGCAGCTCCCGCGCCACCCACCGCCCCCGCCCGCTCCGGGTGACCACCACCAGCCCCAGCCGCCTGCTGCGCGCCGGACAGACCGGCCGCTGCCGCCACTGCGGCCACCGTATCGACCTCTACCAGCGTCCCGACCAGCGGCCCATCGCCTTGCACCCCGCCGAACTGGCCACCGCCGACGTCCCCGAATCCTGCCGCTGGCACCTCAGCGGCGGCATCGCCTACCCGCACGGTGACAACAGCGCCTGGTGCCGCATCCCGCATGCCGTGCTCTGCCCCCACCGCACCCCGACCTGCCAGGCTGGCCCCCGCCTCGAGGTGATCCGCCGCCAACTCGCCGTTCGCACCCGCCGCCTCATCGACACCGGGGTTCTCACCTCCGCCCCACCCACCACCCCGCAGCCCGTCTCCCCGACTGGCGGACCGGACCGCCCCGTCGTCCAGCTGCTGCTGTGCCGCTACCTCACCCACCAGCGGCTCGAGGACCTGCGCTGCGTGGCCCAGACCCGCCACCGTCACCGCTGTCCTAACCCCGTCCTCGCCTCCGTCGGCCCGGCCGGGATGTGGAAACTGCTGCCCACCACCGCCCGGCACGGCCAACTTGCCCTGCATGATGCCCTGATGGCCATCTACGACCTTAGCCACCTCTCCTACGGCGAACAGCTGCGCTGGCGCACCCAGCGCTGTCCGGCACATGCCGCCGTCCCCGGCGCCGCCGACCTCGCCCTGGCCTGCTGGGAACCCTTCGACCCCCTCCTGCACGCGGCACACATCCACACCCGGCTGCCCCACTCCCCGCCCCGCCCGCACCGAAGGGGATGA
- a CDS encoding helix-turn-helix transcriptional regulator: MTILPPDPDLTALRVVLARLRAERGWTFDELADRSGLARRTLIDLEHGRTTGSVTTWHTLAHTFDVPIERFLGALCDDHTPPGTATS, encoded by the coding sequence GTGACGATCTTGCCGCCAGACCCCGACCTCACTGCGCTGCGCGTCGTGCTCGCGCGCCTGCGGGCCGAACGCGGTTGGACCTTCGACGAACTCGCCGACCGCAGCGGGCTTGCCCGGCGCACCCTCATCGACCTTGAACACGGCCGCACCACCGGCAGTGTCACCACCTGGCACACCCTCGCCCACACCTTCGACGTGCCCATCGAGCGCTTCCTGGGCGCCCTGTGCGACGACCACACCCCGCCCGGCACGGCCACTTCCTGA